The Myxococcales bacterium genome includes a region encoding these proteins:
- a CDS encoding metallophosphoesterase, which produces MALRGYVRLAGIGLLGLLGFQLQACGSEPDPGAEVRKKPGVTPSASATGTTTPPTEPPLDLRKERPWEVISEAGETYLSDVFYAEAAQNEQVMPYAIDGHVMIDRLIYPTLGNPNLYVKSDPQDSFMVVTRLEDDVLKHLAPKVTGTKPGTELGVVSLSETNASAVVFLLVPRPQRATSTEIKTPALYGAGTGNIRLKASEVLVHPEPVDQPDVLKARKTYRFVFRPDVMAAVPAGLYDLRMEIREGNALVTKSSKPVYEYQFNALRVFDKAADEYNALNVTDTQVSVGDLFDTKTLAKLDDFVYFVNTTPDPGVRSSAFITFNGDLHNGGSPAGFRQRYVATTYAAEAKVIVNALKNLTIPIFLTVGNHDGYVATGHVPGAARALDTALGTSIEEVVGEATPKAWPPGYGFADYAAYVKRTETVLGGLHRDIFTGQFVRAPGDTFSAGWKALPLAERNMFLYDGLQQWQKTYGPLYFSWKFGKNRYINLHSYEMRQHRRSGWGMYTVNYGGALSDVQVDWIDRELTRAGDDGGDVVMLAHHDPRGGHNGEDFGYLFEQLEYQSVQQSAINYIVSSAVNPVVCKLPWWAISNNQQEACLHDGLQEWMRPDPEFDCKPSERGTDGKCLANLFTGPSAKPLRFSNLSLLERIAKNPQIRTLIFGHTHYHSYEMWQAGDELLPKQLPIDDLSVQKFATLEIENPVRGYSTVESAHPYASESLAGDALAAREHMSTPRRPDYDPNELERVPLERAVRAYAAEYARAAGTLHRTLDAPGQTARELAVLRLTSNADLTSQKYNGRSMFGFSVLGVSKRTDARGYDKPQLNRLTFFINAGKDRFDLVRTVDLDRTVKVSTKDPKNPVGKLFTN; this is translated from the coding sequence ATGGCACTCCGTGGTTACGTGCGCCTCGCCGGAATAGGCCTCCTTGGGCTCCTCGGGTTCCAGCTCCAGGCGTGCGGCTCCGAGCCCGACCCCGGTGCGGAGGTGCGCAAGAAGCCCGGCGTCACGCCCAGCGCCAGCGCCACGGGCACCACCACCCCGCCCACCGAGCCGCCGCTCGACCTCCGGAAGGAGCGCCCGTGGGAGGTCATCAGCGAGGCCGGCGAGACCTACCTGTCCGACGTCTTCTACGCCGAAGCGGCGCAGAACGAGCAGGTGATGCCCTACGCGATCGACGGCCACGTCATGATCGATCGCCTCATCTACCCCACCCTCGGCAACCCGAACCTCTACGTGAAGTCGGACCCGCAGGACTCGTTCATGGTGGTCACCCGCCTCGAGGACGACGTGCTGAAGCACCTCGCCCCGAAGGTCACCGGCACGAAGCCCGGCACCGAGCTCGGCGTCGTGAGCCTCTCCGAGACCAACGCGAGCGCCGTGGTGTTCCTGCTCGTCCCTCGGCCGCAGCGCGCCACCTCGACCGAGATCAAGACCCCCGCGCTCTATGGGGCGGGCACCGGCAACATCCGGCTGAAGGCGAGCGAGGTGCTCGTGCACCCGGAGCCCGTCGACCAGCCGGACGTGCTGAAGGCGCGCAAGACCTACCGGTTCGTCTTCCGCCCCGACGTCATGGCCGCCGTGCCGGCCGGCCTCTACGACCTCCGAATGGAGATCCGCGAAGGCAACGCGCTCGTCACCAAGAGCTCCAAGCCGGTCTACGAATACCAGTTCAACGCGCTCCGCGTCTTCGACAAGGCGGCCGACGAATACAACGCGCTGAACGTCACCGACACCCAAGTATCGGTAGGCGATCTGTTCGACACCAAGACCCTCGCGAAGCTCGACGACTTCGTCTACTTCGTGAACACCACGCCCGACCCGGGCGTGCGCAGCTCCGCGTTCATCACCTTCAACGGCGATCTCCACAACGGGGGCTCGCCCGCCGGCTTCCGGCAGCGCTACGTGGCCACCACGTACGCCGCAGAGGCGAAGGTGATCGTCAACGCGCTGAAGAACCTGACGATCCCCATCTTTCTCACCGTGGGCAACCACGACGGCTACGTCGCGACCGGGCACGTCCCGGGCGCCGCGCGCGCGCTCGACACGGCGCTCGGCACATCGATCGAGGAGGTGGTCGGCGAGGCGACCCCCAAGGCGTGGCCCCCGGGGTACGGCTTCGCCGACTACGCGGCGTACGTGAAGCGCACCGAGACCGTCCTCGGCGGGCTCCACCGCGACATCTTCACCGGGCAGTTCGTCCGCGCCCCGGGCGACACGTTCTCCGCCGGGTGGAAGGCGCTCCCGCTGGCCGAGCGCAACATGTTCCTCTACGACGGCCTGCAGCAGTGGCAGAAGACCTACGGGCCGCTCTACTTCTCGTGGAAATTCGGAAAAAACCGCTACATCAACCTGCACTCGTACGAGATGCGCCAGCACCGGCGGTCCGGCTGGGGCATGTACACGGTCAACTACGGCGGCGCCCTCAGCGACGTGCAGGTCGACTGGATCGACCGCGAGCTCACCCGGGCGGGCGACGACGGCGGCGACGTGGTGATGCTCGCGCACCACGATCCGCGAGGCGGGCACAACGGCGAAGACTTCGGCTACCTCTTCGAGCAGCTCGAGTACCAGAGCGTCCAGCAGAGCGCGATCAACTACATCGTGAGCTCCGCGGTGAACCCCGTGGTGTGCAAGCTCCCGTGGTGGGCCATCTCGAACAACCAACAAGAGGCGTGCCTGCACGACGGCCTGCAAGAGTGGATGCGCCCCGATCCCGAGTTCGACTGCAAGCCGAGCGAGCGCGGCACCGACGGCAAGTGCCTTGCAAACCTCTTCACGGGTCCCAGCGCGAAGCCCCTCCGGTTCTCGAACCTCTCGCTGCTCGAGCGGATCGCGAAGAACCCGCAGATCCGCACGCTGATCTTCGGGCACACCCACTACCACTCGTACGAGATGTGGCAGGCCGGCGACGAGCTCCTGCCGAAGCAGCTCCCGATCGACGATCTGTCCGTGCAGAAGTTCGCCACCCTGGAGATCGAGAACCCGGTGCGCGGGTACTCCACCGTGGAGTCCGCGCACCCGTACGCATCGGAGAGCCTCGCGGGCGACGCCCTGGCCGCGCGTGAGCACATGAGCACGCCGCGGCGCCCCGACTACGATCCGAACGAGCTCGAGCGGGTCCCCCTCGAGCGGGCGGTGCGCGCCTACGCGGCCGAGTACGCGCGAGCCGCGGGCACCCTCCACCGCACCCTCGACGCCCCCGGCCAGACCGCGCGCGAGCTCGCCGTGCTGCGCCTCACCTCCAACGCCGACCTCACCAGCCAGAAGTACAACGGCCGCTCGATGTTCGGCTTCTCGGTGCTCGGCGTGAGCAAGCGGACCGACGCCCGCGGGTACGACAAGCCCCAGCTGAATCGCCTCACGTTCTTCATCAACGCCGGCAAAGATCGCTTCGACCTCGTGCGCACGGTCGACCTCGACCGAACGGTGAAGGTCTCGACCAAGGATCCGAAGAACCCCGTCGGCAAGCTCTTCACGAACTGA
- a CDS encoding OsmC family protein, whose translation MHERTVTVTATASSKLRNAVACGPHALVADEPLAVGGTDQGPPPFELLAAALGACTNMTLRLYADRKGYALEGLEVTLEQREPRDPSLVRHIVRTITLRGELDADARGRLLAIANKCPVHRALEGSRVQVETRLGD comes from the coding sequence ATGCACGAGCGCACGGTCACGGTCACCGCCACCGCCTCCTCCAAGCTCCGCAACGCCGTGGCCTGCGGCCCGCACGCGCTCGTCGCGGACGAGCCGCTCGCGGTGGGGGGCACCGACCAGGGGCCGCCGCCGTTCGAGCTGCTCGCGGCCGCGCTCGGCGCGTGCACGAACATGACCCTACGCCTCTACGCCGACCGCAAAGGGTACGCGCTCGAGGGCCTCGAGGTGACGCTCGAGCAGCGTGAGCCGCGCGACCCGAGCCTCGTGCGGCACATCGTGCGCACCATCACGCTCCGCGGCGAGCTCGACGCGGACGCGCGCGGGCGGCTGCTCGCGATCGCCAACAAGTGCCCAGTGCATAGGGCGCTCGAGGGGTCGCGCGTGCAGGTCGAGACGCGCCTCGGCGACTGA
- a CDS encoding NAD-dependent protein deacetylase, protein MEQERRAALAALVERAAAALASASALVIAAGAGMGVDSGLPDFRGDEGFWRAYPPFRALGLGFADLANPRWFASDPGLAWGFYGHRLALYRRTAPHAGFEVLRRWAARAGRAFVFTSNVDGQFQRAGFDEAHIVECHGSIHHVQCTRECGMPLHGAEGVSIDLDPVTLRARRPWPACPRCGGLLRPAILMFGDGAWDGSRTEAQEERLAAWLEDAKRARAARGAGVSRGADGRGWVIVECGAGTHVPTVRGFSEGLARAYEATLVRINVREPEVPPARRGAPEHVGLALGAREALAAIDAGLERLG, encoded by the coding sequence ATGGAGCAGGAGCGTCGCGCCGCCCTCGCCGCCCTCGTCGAACGCGCCGCTGCGGCGCTCGCGTCGGCCTCGGCGCTCGTCATCGCCGCGGGCGCGGGGATGGGGGTCGACTCGGGGCTGCCCGACTTTCGGGGCGACGAGGGCTTCTGGCGCGCCTACCCTCCGTTCCGCGCGCTCGGCCTCGGGTTCGCCGACCTCGCGAACCCGCGCTGGTTCGCGTCGGACCCCGGGCTCGCGTGGGGCTTCTATGGGCACCGCCTCGCGCTCTATCGGCGGACCGCGCCGCACGCGGGCTTCGAGGTGCTGCGGCGCTGGGCCGCGCGCGCGGGCCGCGCGTTCGTCTTCACCTCGAACGTGGACGGTCAGTTTCAGCGCGCGGGCTTCGACGAGGCGCACATCGTCGAGTGCCACGGCAGCATCCATCATGTGCAGTGTACACGCGAATGTGGGATGCCGCTCCACGGGGCCGAGGGCGTGTCGATCGACCTCGACCCGGTGACCCTGCGCGCGCGCCGGCCCTGGCCCGCGTGCCCGCGGTGCGGCGGGCTCCTCCGCCCGGCGATCCTCATGTTCGGCGACGGGGCGTGGGACGGCTCGCGTACCGAGGCGCAGGAGGAGCGCCTCGCGGCCTGGCTCGAGGACGCGAAGCGTGCGCGCGCGGCCCGCGGCGCCGGAGTCAGCCGTGGCGCCGACGGACGAGGCTGGGTGATCGTCGAGTGCGGCGCGGGCACGCACGTGCCTACGGTGCGAGGTTTCTCCGAGGGGCTGGCGCGGGCGTACGAGGCGACCCTCGTGCGTATCAACGTGCGCGAGCCCGAGGTGCCTCCCGCGCGACGAGGCGCGCCGGAGCACGTGGGCCTCGCCTTGGGCGCCCGCGAGGCGCTGGCGGCCATCGACGCGGGGCTCGAGCGGCTCGGGTGA
- a CDS encoding serine/threonine protein kinase — MNQTLPPTSSSLVAGKYQLVRRIGQGGMGSVWEGRHASLGTTVAIKFIENDYADNADARTRFDREARAAASIQSKHAIQIFDHGVTEDGKPYIVMEMLKGEPLDKRLQRLHRLPLADAARILQQVGRALAQAHEKGIVHRDLKPENIFLVTSPDDDEEIAKVLDFGIAKVQPSSGSPGLTSSTKTGAVLGTPYYMSPEQARGLRNVDHRTDVWSIGVIAFRAVTGRLPFEGESVGDLLVKICTSPLPVPSQVAPELPPAFDAWFITALERDPQRRFSTMAEAIDGLAFAAGITVRRGNAGTPATPFMPVGAAAMGVAPTLSPDSVVAAGGTSAPFTANALDHESRELVRGPSGLLIAGVAAAVLALGLGAGGLTLFARSRASAAQSSVGVVASPQPPASAAAPLPTMEPLAPSSATASAALAAPAASVATPGKPTFAPGPSTAPGKPGKPGKPTPSTAPSAPPPPAVSPPPPPPPQPAPQPPPPPPQVKPKHDQPGY, encoded by the coding sequence ATGAACCAGACCCTCCCGCCGACCTCCTCGTCCCTCGTCGCTGGCAAGTACCAGCTGGTGCGCCGCATCGGCCAAGGCGGCATGGGCTCCGTGTGGGAGGGCCGCCACGCGTCGCTCGGCACCACGGTCGCCATCAAGTTCATCGAGAACGACTACGCGGACAACGCCGACGCGCGCACGCGCTTCGACCGCGAAGCACGCGCGGCGGCCTCGATCCAGTCGAAGCACGCGATCCAGATCTTCGACCACGGCGTGACGGAGGACGGCAAGCCCTACATCGTCATGGAAATGCTGAAGGGCGAGCCGCTCGACAAGCGGCTCCAGCGCCTCCATCGACTGCCGCTCGCGGACGCCGCGCGCATCCTCCAGCAGGTGGGGCGGGCGCTCGCGCAGGCGCACGAGAAGGGCATCGTCCACCGCGACCTGAAGCCCGAGAACATTTTCCTCGTGACCTCGCCGGACGACGATGAAGAGATCGCCAAGGTGCTCGACTTCGGCATCGCCAAGGTCCAGCCGTCGAGCGGCTCCCCCGGGCTCACGTCGAGCACCAAGACGGGCGCCGTGCTCGGCACGCCCTACTACATGTCGCCCGAGCAGGCGCGCGGGCTCCGGAACGTGGATCACCGCACAGACGTGTGGTCCATCGGCGTCATCGCGTTCCGCGCGGTGACCGGGCGCCTGCCCTTCGAGGGCGAGTCCGTCGGTGACCTGCTCGTGAAGATCTGCACCTCGCCCCTCCCCGTCCCATCTCAGGTCGCGCCGGAGCTGCCGCCCGCGTTCGACGCGTGGTTCATCACGGCGCTCGAGCGGGACCCCCAGCGTCGCTTCTCCACGATGGCGGAGGCGATCGACGGCCTCGCCTTCGCGGCGGGGATCACGGTGCGGCGTGGAAACGCGGGCACGCCGGCGACGCCCTTCATGCCAGTCGGCGCCGCGGCCATGGGCGTCGCCCCCACGCTCAGCCCGGACTCCGTGGTGGCGGCCGGCGGCACGTCGGCGCCGTTCACCGCGAACGCGCTCGATCACGAGTCGCGTGAGCTCGTGCGCGGGCCGAGCGGCCTCCTGATCGCCGGCGTCGCCGCGGCGGTGCTGGCCCTCGGCCTCGGCGCCGGCGGCCTCACGCTCTTCGCGCGGAGCCGCGCCTCCGCCGCTCAGTCGTCGGTCGGGGTCGTGGCCTCGCCGCAACCTCCCGCGAGCGCCGCCGCGCCGCTCCCCACCATGGAGCCCCTCGCGCCCTCGAGCGCGACGGCCTCGGCGGCCCTCGCGGCCCCTGCCGCCTCGGTGGCCACTCCCGGGAAGCCCACCTTCGCGCCCGGCCCGTCGACGGCGCCCGGGAAGCCCGGGAAGCCCGGCAAGCCCACCCCGTCGACGGCGCCCTCCGCCCCGCCCCCCCCCGCGGTCTCGCCGCCGCCTCCCCCGCCTCCCCAGCCCGCTCCGCAGCCGCCGCCACCGCCGCCGCAGGTCAAGCCCAAGCACGACCAGCCGGGCTACTGA